CCGCGGAGCGCCTCGAGATCCTCTCCGGCAAAGACGGCATCTGGCAGTGCACCTTCGTTGGGGAGTGTACGAAAGTGTGCCCCAAGAACGTGGACCCCGCGGGCGCCATCCAGCAGTACAAGCTCACAGCGGCGACCCACTGGCTCAAGGCGGTCCTCCTCCCCTGGGGAACGAGATGAGCGCCGAGACCCGCCACACCCTGTACCATCCGCGTTGGTACCGTCGCCGCGTCTCGGTCTGGTGGTGGTTACAGAACCCAACCTACACCGGCTTCGTCCTGCGTGAGCTCACGAGTGTCTTCGTGGCCTTCTTCGCGGTGGTCTATCTCTGGCAGCTCCGCGCCCTCGTGCAAGGCCCGGAGGCCTATGCTCACTTCCTCGCGTGCCTGGGGACGCTCTTCTTCCTCGCCCTCCACGGCGTAGCGTTTGTCTTCATCCTCTTCCATGCCGTCACCTGGTTCAATCTGGCTCCCAAAGCGATGGTGGTGCGGTTGCGGGGCAAGCGGGCGCCCGACTGGGTCGTTATTGGCCTGAACTACGCGGCCTGGCTTTCTCTTTCCGGTGCCGTGGCGCTTATTCTGCTTCGGGGATAGAGGGTGAGACCGATCACGCCGTTTCTCTGGCTCTTGTTCAGCGCGGGGGG
This portion of the Candidatus Methylomirabilota bacterium genome encodes:
- a CDS encoding fumarate reductase subunit C; the protein is MSAETRHTLYHPRWYRRRVSVWWWLQNPTYTGFVLRELTSVFVAFFAVVYLWQLRALVQGPEAYAHFLACLGTLFFLALHGVAFVFILFHAVTWFNLAPKAMVVRLRGKRAPDWVVIGLNYAAWLSLSGAVALILLRG